One genomic segment of Candidatus Berkiella aquae includes these proteins:
- the prfA gene encoding peptide chain release factor 1, with amino-acid sequence MKPSIQMKLAGLVERHEEVGMMLTEQSTIQNQNKFRELSKEYADLEPLVVTFKSYQTLLDQQVSAKALLSEDDAEMREMAEEELKEVAVKIEEIEKELQLFLIPKDPDDDKNVFLEIRGGAGGDEAAIFAGNLFRMYSRYAEQKRWRVEIISESFGEHGGYKEVIARIIGQDVYSHMKFESGAHRVQRVPETEAQGRIHTSTCTVAVLPEAEEIENVTINPAELRIDTYRASGAGGQHVNKTDSAVRITHLPTGIVVECQDERSQHKNRAKAMSLLQSKILNMQKEAQRVEQASTRKSLVGTGDRSERIRTYNFPQGRVTDHRINLTLYKLDEIVEGKVSELIEALRQEYQAEQLATLEQ; translated from the coding sequence ATGAAACCATCTATTCAAATGAAATTAGCAGGACTGGTTGAGCGTCATGAAGAAGTAGGCATGATGTTAACCGAACAATCTACGATTCAAAATCAAAATAAATTTCGTGAATTATCGAAAGAATATGCTGATCTTGAACCCTTGGTTGTGACTTTTAAAAGTTATCAAACCTTATTAGACCAGCAAGTATCTGCCAAAGCGTTACTCAGTGAAGATGATGCAGAGATGCGTGAGATGGCTGAAGAAGAGCTAAAAGAGGTTGCTGTTAAGATTGAAGAAATTGAGAAAGAACTGCAACTCTTTTTGATACCCAAAGATCCGGATGACGATAAAAACGTCTTTTTAGAAATTCGTGGGGGCGCAGGCGGTGATGAAGCTGCGATTTTCGCTGGCAATCTATTTAGAATGTATAGCCGTTATGCGGAACAAAAGCGTTGGCGAGTTGAAATTATTAGTGAAAGCTTTGGTGAACATGGTGGTTACAAAGAAGTGATCGCGCGTATTATTGGGCAAGATGTTTACTCCCATATGAAATTTGAATCAGGAGCACATCGGGTACAACGTGTGCCTGAAACCGAAGCACAAGGGCGAATTCATACTTCAACTTGTACGGTTGCCGTGTTGCCTGAGGCGGAAGAAATCGAGAATGTCACCATCAACCCGGCTGAATTACGCATTGACACGTATCGTGCTTCGGGTGCAGGTGGTCAGCACGTCAATAAAACCGACTCAGCCGTGCGCATCACCCATCTTCCAACCGGTATTGTAGTTGAATGCCAAGACGAACGTTCGCAACATAAAAATCGCGCGAAAGCCATGTCATTGCTGCAATCCAAAATTTTGAATATGCAAAAAGAAGCACAAAGAGTGGAACAAGCGTCAACACGCAAAAGTTTGGTAGGCACAGGCGATCGTTCAGAGCGTATTCGTACTTATAACTTCCCACAAGGTCGCGTGACTGATCATCGTATTAATCTCACGCTTTACAAGTTGGATGAAATTGTTGAAGGTAAAGTGAGTGAATTAATTGAAGCGCTGCGTCAAGAATATCAAGCTGAACAATTGGCGACACTTGAACAATAA
- the prmC gene encoding peptide chain release factor N(5)-glutamine methyltransferase, whose amino-acid sequence MQTIAQLLKHGYELLQGTDNPHLEAQLLLAKALACERIQLIAWPDKQVSDEQVIVFHKLVQRRCQHEPIAYLLEEKEFWSLPFYVNQHVLVPRPETELLVETFLQYLPQDALTVLELGTGSGAIACALASERPHWQIIATDISFEALKVAKSNSMQLNLPNIQWVHANWFAGLSLPPVAAIISNPPYLSDSDPHLKEDLLHEPQSALVSGNTGLEAYETIIANALPYLIPGGLLAFEHGATQSQDIAVLLAKQGYADIKILNDLANIPRITLGFAPK is encoded by the coding sequence ATGCAAACCATTGCTCAACTATTAAAGCATGGATACGAATTATTACAGGGAACGGATAATCCCCATTTAGAAGCGCAATTACTCTTGGCCAAAGCATTAGCATGCGAGCGCATCCAGCTCATTGCTTGGCCAGATAAACAAGTAAGTGATGAGCAAGTGATTGTTTTTCATAAGTTGGTGCAACGGCGTTGTCAGCATGAACCCATTGCTTATCTACTGGAAGAAAAAGAATTTTGGTCGTTGCCATTTTATGTGAACCAACATGTATTAGTTCCTCGCCCGGAAACAGAATTATTAGTTGAAACCTTTTTACAATATCTGCCACAAGATGCATTAACTGTTCTTGAATTAGGAACAGGCAGTGGTGCGATTGCGTGCGCATTAGCCTCTGAAAGGCCGCATTGGCAAATTATTGCAACCGATATTTCGTTTGAAGCATTGAAGGTTGCTAAAAGCAATAGCATGCAATTGAATTTGCCTAATATTCAGTGGGTACATGCCAATTGGTTTGCTGGACTTTCTTTGCCACCAGTTGCTGCGATTATCAGCAATCCACCTTATTTAAGTGATAGTGATCCCCATTTAAAAGAAGATCTGTTACATGAACCCCAATCGGCTTTAGTTTCAGGGAACACAGGGCTTGAAGCTTATGAAACCATTATTGCCAATGCTTTACCTTACCTTATACCAGGCGGTTTACTGGCATTTGAACATGGCGCGACACAAAGCCAAGACATCGCTGTATTATTAGCAAAACAGGGGTATGCTGATATTAAAATATTGAATGATCTAGCAAATATCCCACGTATAACATTAGGCTTTGCCCCCAAATAA
- a CDS encoding SEL1-like repeat protein — protein MPSQKRNKVISQYLATILDEYSQKVFDSEENTLSHFYLTISGMMFEKEGFLAQAFLCYQSSTHPFSRYSCGYFYEHGIGGAKKKLEKAHSCYAEVKEQIKEANTEEGEINDEDSPPEAKTSSDEQFELPTIERAAQIDAIIQNAIRSHSQKIHNNDFHQLLIGLLYEKLGYPIQAFLLYKKVDKLTQASYAMGYFYEKGLGVPCNIEKAKKYYQKANALNLPKAESAHTTSDLQVHEVLTTDTDKSKEILPNAQISEITKSLAVEPAISEVVTPIVPERDKSPKTLLFSANQLVPKATAKDELKTLGERFHSLRSKEGITQAELLPSYLGMMRILETRAKAIDEKLDSPKENLIRSCCEMIKLDKKFPLQQFAGDIAIDDKIQLQFYKFKAHYYLSKHALENDHREAHRKQAIMEAKHYCELTAGYSTAASQNIKNYYAQNVFYNAIKELVKNRYFSQTMVSLIALGLARIHRNGGGTFFQVFAKERFCSIQSYKLALDLMQSALTVAKDRRPRDTTIREINFMKTTFAKEVKTIQENNPDIVNTSREPIKLSPKESEEKLFALLDNYFITIEALFSKDLFEAIPHIMRNVHEYLNKEQYLEQSIYVLTDAARDIDQVMHTQVQSSQGADETKRTKSQGVRA, from the coding sequence ATGCCTAGTCAAAAACGTAATAAAGTGATTTCCCAATATTTGGCAACAATTTTAGATGAGTATTCTCAAAAAGTATTTGATTCCGAAGAAAATACCTTATCCCATTTTTATTTGACTATCAGTGGAATGATGTTTGAAAAAGAAGGATTTCTGGCGCAGGCTTTTTTATGTTACCAATCAAGTACTCATCCCTTTTCACGCTATAGCTGTGGCTATTTTTATGAACATGGCATTGGTGGAGCGAAGAAAAAGCTTGAAAAAGCTCATAGCTGTTATGCTGAGGTTAAAGAGCAGATTAAAGAAGCGAATACAGAAGAGGGTGAAATAAATGATGAAGACTCACCCCCTGAAGCGAAAACATCATCTGATGAACAATTTGAGCTTCCCACAATAGAAAGAGCGGCACAAATCGATGCCATCATTCAAAATGCCATTCGTTCACATTCACAGAAAATACATAATAATGATTTTCATCAATTATTAATAGGGTTGCTGTACGAGAAATTAGGATATCCTATTCAAGCTTTTCTTTTGTATAAAAAAGTGGATAAATTAACGCAAGCCTCATATGCCATGGGTTATTTTTATGAAAAAGGTTTGGGCGTTCCTTGCAACATTGAAAAGGCGAAAAAATATTATCAAAAAGCAAATGCATTAAATTTGCCAAAAGCGGAATCAGCACATACAACTTCTGATCTGCAGGTGCATGAGGTTCTTACAACCGATACGGATAAAAGTAAAGAGATTTTACCTAATGCTCAGATATCAGAGATAACTAAGAGCTTAGCGGTTGAACCCGCTATTTCCGAGGTGGTTACCCCTATCGTTCCCGAACGAGACAAGTCTCCCAAAACATTGTTATTTTCGGCTAATCAGTTAGTACCTAAGGCAACGGCTAAAGATGAATTAAAAACACTTGGAGAGAGATTTCATTCTTTACGCTCAAAAGAGGGGATCACCCAAGCTGAATTGTTACCTTCTTATTTAGGTATGATGAGAATTTTAGAAACTAGAGCTAAAGCTATTGATGAAAAATTAGATTCACCTAAAGAAAATTTGATACGATCTTGCTGTGAGATGATTAAGCTTGATAAAAAATTTCCCTTGCAGCAATTTGCAGGTGATATTGCGATAGACGATAAAATTCAATTGCAATTTTATAAATTTAAAGCACATTATTATTTGTCTAAGCACGCATTAGAAAATGACCATCGCGAAGCGCATCGCAAGCAAGCGATCATGGAAGCAAAACATTATTGTGAATTAACTGCTGGATATTCGACTGCCGCATCGCAAAATATTAAAAACTATTATGCTCAAAATGTATTTTATAATGCAATAAAAGAGTTGGTTAAAAATCGTTATTTTTCGCAAACAATGGTGAGTTTGATTGCCTTAGGCTTGGCAAGAATTCATCGCAATGGCGGCGGAACATTCTTTCAGGTGTTTGCAAAGGAACGATTTTGTTCTATTCAAAGCTATAAACTTGCATTAGATTTAATGCAATCGGCTTTAACTGTGGCAAAAGATCGTAGACCTAGGGATACCACCATTAGAGAAATTAACTTTATGAAGACGACTTTTGCCAAAGAGGTGAAAACAATACAAGAGAATAATCCAGATATTGTGAATACTTCAAGAGAGCCAATTAAGCTTTCACCAAAAGAAAGTGAAGAAAAATTATTTGCTCTATTGGATAATTATTTTATAACCATAGAAGCGCTATTTTCCAAGGATCTGTTTGAAGCCATCCCTCATATAATGCGTAACGTACATGAATATCTCAATAAAGAACAATATCTAGAGCAATCGATTTACGTGCTGACTGATGCAGCTCGTGATATTGACCAAGTTATGCATACCCAAGTTCAATCCTCACAAGGCGCTGATGAAACCAAAAGAACAAAAAGCCAAGGGGTTAGGGCTTAA
- a CDS encoding ankyrin repeat domain-containing protein — translation MVTEVDIEQLKEILPEDLFTKIFPGGNLNVVDPTGKTAVHYLAFKGEQHLLEKIVAEGADVNKAANNGNTPLHYACQTGAISLIQYLLKNMNNPSATNSEGQTALQVALEYDATISAIILLKHPEFKEHLEDKDIYGRSALDIIAEYQLEDLFPSLNVDFAERPNYGKPLVDVSQSVINEKLRNYLSLHGRMSDELIDDNGACNGWSFLYQLYEDTGQEEIFYQLLEFIESWDGEIESLQKMEIPAPLKEKYRNAQEIFEQTINDLIVFHHDSIAVNELDLGYKQKWRQKQYELVKGKNDTRQLNSLLYFPMHYLNQKQLIEMFHYFSQKPGSFVDLGGAGHSVSVTVMPNEKFKYFDSNARGKIQVFNSAEELVKTIVNLKFRELNMIQPDGTFEVRMGVYQFSDKITLDEKSGFTPPPLHNSAMLFSPLHYAVLNKDQKQLNINLIENRKGINQNDAMGFSALTWAGCLNDVESIRYLVESGADINHADNFGETPLIQAIRCNHIEAVKKLIALGADINQKDNIGQTPLNHAAKNGCFEIVGLLSNLEGIKLDEPDNVGQTPLMNAVEKGYHRVVKKLIKKDINLEAEDNNKKTVFEHIDKASVKRMAPLLVKAVPNSKRTALFFNAVNNGDVDLINTLIKNGVSVDIKDGDGLTPLMYAAFYGNIEMTKALLAHTQEINAFVEVDGTTALIAAASAGKLEVVKLLLKAGADISLVNKQGKTAQEIAQDEGHDEIVTLLRSSKRPDHNIIPF, via the coding sequence ATGGTAACTGAAGTAGATATCGAGCAATTAAAAGAGATATTACCTGAGGATTTGTTTACCAAGATCTTTCCAGGTGGCAATTTAAATGTAGTGGATCCTACAGGAAAGACTGCTGTGCATTATCTTGCGTTCAAGGGCGAACAGCATTTATTAGAGAAAATAGTTGCAGAGGGAGCAGATGTCAATAAAGCTGCCAATAATGGTAACACGCCTCTTCATTATGCCTGCCAAACAGGTGCAATATCGTTAATACAATATTTGCTAAAAAATATGAATAATCCTTCAGCCACTAATAGTGAAGGTCAAACGGCATTACAAGTTGCGCTTGAATATGATGCCACTATTTCTGCAATTATATTACTGAAACACCCAGAATTTAAGGAACATCTTGAAGATAAAGATATCTATGGACGTAGTGCTCTGGATATTATTGCAGAATATCAGCTAGAAGATTTATTTCCGTCGCTTAACGTTGATTTTGCAGAAAGACCCAATTATGGCAAGCCATTAGTTGACGTTTCGCAAAGTGTTATTAATGAAAAATTACGAAATTATCTTAGCTTGCATGGAAGAATGAGTGATGAATTAATTGATGATAATGGGGCTTGTAATGGGTGGTCATTTTTGTATCAACTTTATGAAGATACGGGTCAAGAAGAAATTTTTTATCAATTGCTTGAATTTATTGAAAGTTGGGATGGTGAAATTGAATCTTTGCAAAAAATGGAGATCCCCGCGCCTTTAAAAGAGAAATATCGCAATGCTCAAGAAATATTTGAGCAAACTATTAATGATCTGATTGTGTTTCATCACGATTCCATTGCAGTCAATGAATTGGATTTGGGGTATAAACAAAAATGGCGCCAAAAACAATATGAATTAGTGAAAGGTAAAAATGATACCCGCCAATTAAATAGCTTACTGTATTTTCCTATGCATTATCTCAATCAAAAACAACTGATTGAGATGTTTCACTATTTTTCACAAAAACCAGGTTCCTTTGTTGATTTAGGTGGTGCTGGTCATAGCGTTAGCGTCACGGTGATGCCCAATGAGAAATTTAAGTATTTTGATTCAAATGCCAGAGGAAAAATACAGGTTTTTAATTCTGCAGAAGAATTGGTAAAAACAATTGTTAATTTAAAATTTCGTGAACTTAATATGATACAGCCTGATGGCACATTTGAAGTGAGAATGGGGGTTTATCAATTTAGTGACAAAATAACATTAGATGAGAAAAGCGGGTTCACACCACCTCCCTTGCATAATAGTGCAATGCTTTTTTCTCCATTACATTATGCTGTGCTAAACAAAGATCAAAAACAACTAAATATAAACCTCATAGAGAATAGAAAAGGGATTAATCAGAACGATGCGATGGGATTTAGTGCATTAACCTGGGCTGGATGTTTAAATGATGTTGAAAGCATTAGATATTTGGTAGAAAGTGGGGCCGATATCAATCATGCTGATAATTTTGGAGAAACGCCGCTTATTCAAGCGATAAGATGTAATCATATAGAAGCTGTCAAAAAATTGATTGCTTTAGGTGCAGATATTAATCAAAAAGATAATATAGGCCAAACGCCATTGAATCATGCTGCAAAAAATGGTTGTTTTGAAATTGTTGGTCTTCTTAGTAATTTAGAGGGCATTAAGTTAGATGAGCCCGACAACGTTGGGCAAACGCCTTTAATGAACGCCGTAGAAAAAGGTTATCATCGTGTTGTCAAAAAATTAATTAAAAAAGATATTAACCTTGAAGCAGAAGATAATAATAAAAAGACGGTTTTTGAACATATTGATAAAGCATCAGTAAAAAGAATGGCACCATTGTTAGTAAAAGCCGTTCCTAATAGTAAACGAACAGCGCTATTTTTTAATGCTGTTAACAACGGAGATGTCGATTTAATCAATACGTTAATAAAAAACGGAGTTTCCGTTGATATAAAAGATGGTGATGGTCTCACGCCATTAATGTATGCAGCTTTTTATGGGAATATTGAAATGACAAAAGCATTATTAGCTCATACCCAAGAGATTAATGCTTTTGTAGAAGTAGATGGCACCACGGCGTTAATAGCAGCCGCCAGTGCGGGAAAATTGGAAGTGGTTAAATTATTGTTAAAAGCGGGTGCTGATATTTCTCTAGTCAATAAACAGGGTAAAACTGCGCAAGAGATTGCACAAGATGAAGGCCATGATGAAATTGTGACATTATTACGAAGTTCGAAAAGACCTGATCATAATATTATTCCATTTTAA
- the gatB gene encoding Asp-tRNA(Asn)/Glu-tRNA(Gln) amidotransferase subunit GatB, translating to MQWEVVIGLEVHAQLKTKSKIFSGASTAFGAAPNTQACAIDLGMPGVLPVLNQDAVKMAVRFGLATNSQVAKRSVFARKNYFYPDLPKGYQISQYELPIVHQGHLDIQINGQTKRIGITRAHLEEDAGKSLHEEFQGLSGIDLNRAGTPLLEIVSEPDLRSAEEAVAYLKLLHALVVHLDICDGNMQEGSFRCDANVSIRPKGSTEFGTRTETKNINSFRYVEQAINCEIERQISVLESGGKIHQQTLLFDPVKQQSRVMRDKEEANDYRYFPDPDLLPVELDDQFIAKVKSELPELPQEKRERFIKDYKLSEYDAGVLTADKALASYFESVVDSIGKKDPKLAANWVMGDLSAALNKADIDIINSPVTATDLGQLLMRILDNTISGKIAKTVFEAMWNKEGTADSIIEKKGLKQVSDTGAIEKIIDEVMANNAGQVEQYRQGNERVFGFFVGQVMKLSQGKANPAQVNELLKKKLS from the coding sequence ATGCAATGGGAAGTCGTTATTGGACTTGAAGTCCATGCCCAACTCAAAACAAAATCGAAAATATTCTCGGGTGCATCCACCGCATTTGGTGCAGCTCCCAATACCCAGGCCTGCGCAATTGATTTAGGCATGCCAGGTGTACTCCCTGTGCTTAACCAAGATGCAGTGAAAATGGCAGTACGCTTTGGTTTAGCAACCAACAGCCAAGTTGCCAAACGCTCAGTATTTGCGAGGAAAAATTATTTTTACCCCGATTTACCCAAGGGTTATCAAATTAGTCAATATGAATTACCGATAGTCCATCAAGGGCATCTCGATATTCAAATCAATGGGCAAACCAAACGTATCGGTATTACCAGAGCGCACTTAGAAGAAGATGCGGGTAAGTCTTTACACGAAGAATTCCAAGGCCTTTCTGGTATCGATCTAAACCGAGCTGGCACCCCTTTATTAGAAATTGTATCAGAACCTGATTTACGCTCCGCAGAAGAAGCCGTTGCCTACCTTAAGTTGTTGCATGCACTGGTTGTGCATTTAGATATTTGTGATGGCAACATGCAGGAAGGATCATTCCGTTGTGATGCTAACGTTTCTATCCGTCCTAAAGGATCAACTGAATTTGGCACACGCACGGAAACGAAAAATATCAATTCTTTCCGTTACGTTGAACAAGCAATTAACTGCGAGATTGAACGACAAATTAGCGTTCTAGAAAGTGGCGGCAAAATTCATCAGCAAACCTTGTTATTTGATCCTGTCAAACAACAAAGCCGCGTTATGCGCGATAAAGAAGAAGCAAATGATTATCGCTATTTTCCTGATCCCGATTTATTGCCAGTGGAATTAGATGATCAATTTATTGCCAAGGTCAAAAGCGAATTACCCGAATTACCGCAAGAAAAACGTGAACGCTTTATTAAAGATTATAAACTCAGCGAATATGATGCTGGCGTTTTGACTGCCGATAAGGCGTTAGCAAGCTACTTCGAATCAGTTGTTGACAGCATTGGCAAAAAAGATCCAAAACTTGCTGCTAACTGGGTTATGGGTGATTTATCTGCTGCTTTAAATAAAGCAGACATTGACATCATTAACAGCCCCGTTACTGCAACTGATTTAGGGCAACTCTTAATGCGCATTCTCGATAATACAATTTCTGGCAAAATCGCCAAAACGGTATTTGAAGCAATGTGGAATAAAGAGGGAACGGCTGATAGCATCATCGAAAAGAAAGGATTAAAGCAAGTTTCTGATACCGGCGCAATTGAAAAAATTATCGACGAAGTCATGGCAAACAATGCAGGACAAGTTGAACAATATCGCCAGGGTAATGAACGTGTGTTTGGTTTCTTTGTTGGCCAAGTCATGAAGTTAAGCCAAGGCAAAGCAAATCCTGCGCAAGTGAATGAATTGTTGAAAAAGAAATTATCTTAA
- the gatA gene encoding Asp-tRNA(Asn)/Glu-tRNA(Gln) amidotransferase subunit GatA: protein MHNLSIAKLSEELSKKSFSSVELTQHFLKRIAEFDKTLNSFITVTEETALAQAKAADAARAAGNAGRLTGIPIAQKDIFCTQGIKTSCGSKMLDNFIAPYDATVVSKMSTSGLVMLGKTNMDEFAMGSSNENSFYGPVRNPWDLETVPGGSSGGSAAAVAARLTPGSTGTDTGGSIRQPAALCGISGLKPTYGRVSRYGMIAFASSLDQGGPFAQTAEDLALLLNSMAGFDERDSTCVNVPVPDYTALLNESLQGKKIGLPKEYFEQGLDKDVEARVQDAIKVFEKLGAKIVPVSLPTSPLAIAVYYVVASAECSSNLSRFDGVRYGYRCKNPRDLEDLYKRSRGEAFGDEVKRRIMVGTYALSSGYYDAYYLKAQKVRKLISNDFKRAFAEADFLLGPTSPTPAFKIGEKMADPVSMYLSDIYTIATNLAGLPGLSIPCGFVNNLPVGIQLMGKQFDESTLLNAAHLYQQETDWHQSAPKQFA, encoded by the coding sequence ATGCATAATCTCAGCATAGCAAAGTTAAGTGAAGAACTTTCAAAAAAGTCGTTTTCCAGTGTTGAATTAACTCAACACTTTTTAAAACGAATTGCCGAATTTGATAAAACCTTAAATAGCTTTATCACGGTGACCGAGGAAACCGCTTTAGCGCAGGCTAAAGCAGCAGATGCCGCTCGCGCGGCAGGCAACGCTGGCCGTTTAACAGGGATCCCCATTGCGCAAAAGGATATCTTTTGTACCCAAGGGATCAAAACTAGCTGTGGTTCAAAAATGCTCGATAATTTTATTGCGCCCTACGATGCGACCGTCGTGAGCAAAATGTCGACCTCAGGTCTTGTCATGCTTGGCAAAACCAATATGGATGAGTTTGCAATGGGCTCTTCCAACGAAAATAGTTTTTATGGCCCTGTGCGTAATCCTTGGGATCTTGAAACGGTTCCCGGCGGTTCTTCTGGTGGATCTGCTGCAGCGGTTGCAGCTCGTTTAACCCCAGGCTCAACTGGCACCGATACCGGTGGTTCGATTCGCCAACCTGCTGCTTTATGTGGCATCAGTGGTTTAAAGCCCACTTATGGTCGTGTTTCACGCTATGGCATGATTGCCTTTGCATCAAGCCTCGATCAAGGCGGACCTTTTGCACAAACGGCTGAAGATCTGGCTTTATTACTCAACTCCATGGCAGGTTTTGATGAGCGTGATTCAACCTGTGTGAATGTGCCAGTCCCTGATTACACGGCACTATTAAATGAATCCCTCCAAGGCAAAAAAATTGGTTTGCCCAAGGAATATTTTGAGCAAGGCCTTGATAAAGACGTTGAAGCTCGTGTGCAGGATGCGATTAAAGTATTTGAAAAACTCGGTGCAAAAATAGTACCCGTTTCATTACCCACAAGCCCCCTTGCCATTGCTGTGTATTACGTCGTTGCTTCTGCCGAATGCTCTTCTAACTTATCCCGTTTTGATGGGGTCCGTTATGGCTATCGTTGTAAAAATCCTCGCGATCTTGAAGATCTCTATAAACGTTCAAGAGGCGAAGCTTTTGGCGATGAAGTAAAACGACGTATTATGGTTGGTACCTATGCCCTTTCCTCAGGGTATTACGATGCTTATTATTTAAAAGCACAAAAAGTCCGTAAACTCATTAGCAATGATTTTAAACGTGCTTTTGCAGAAGCTGATTTTCTACTTGGGCCTACATCACCTACACCCGCTTTTAAAATTGGCGAAAAAATGGCTGATCCGGTCAGTATGTATCTTTCTGATATTTATACGATTGCAACCAACTTAGCAGGATTACCAGGGTTAAGTATTCCTTGTGGATTCGTTAATAATTTACCTGTTGGTATTCAATTAATGGGTAAACAATTTGATGAAAGCACCCTGTTGAATGCAGCGCATCTTTATCAACAAGAAACAGATTGGCACCAAAGCGCACCCAAACAATTTGCTTAA
- the gatC gene encoding Asp-tRNA(Asn)/Glu-tRNA(Gln) amidotransferase subunit GatC translates to MPLERDEVEKIAHLARLTLAEEQIPFYASNISKILDLVAHINEAQTDDIVPMAHPLEELTQRMRQDVVTETNERERFLAIAPETEAGLYLVPKVIDAE, encoded by the coding sequence ATGCCTTTAGAAAGAGACGAAGTCGAAAAAATTGCTCACTTAGCCCGTCTTACCTTGGCTGAAGAGCAAATTCCATTTTATGCTAGCAATATTTCAAAAATATTGGATTTAGTTGCTCACATTAATGAGGCACAAACAGATGATATTGTGCCCATGGCCCACCCTCTCGAAGAATTAACACAGCGCATGCGACAAGATGTCGTGACCGAAACAAACGAACGCGAACGCTTTCTTGCCATCGCTCCTGAAACCGAAGCGGGATTGTATTTGGTACCCAAAGTCATTGATGCGGAATAA
- a CDS encoding rod shape-determining protein MreB codes for MLKSIRGIFSSDISIDLGTANTLIYVRGQGIVLNEPSVVAIRQERGPNAQKQVAAVGIEAKRMLGRTPENMTAVRPLKEGVIADFHMTEVMLQHFIHKILPSRLLRPSPRVLVCVPCGSTQVERRAIRESALGAGAREVYLIEEPMAAALGAGLPVHEASGSMVVDIGGGTTEVAIISLNGIVYSASVRIGGDRFDEAIINYVRRNYGCLIGETTAERIKQEIGTAYPANEVLEIEVRGRNVAEGVPRGFTLNSNEILEALQEPLSAVVSAVRVALEQAPPELSGDIAERGLVLTGGGALLKHLDRLLMEEIGLPVAVAEDPLTCVARGGGKALEMQEDKRVGLLTTE; via the coding sequence ATGCTTAAATCAATTCGTGGCATTTTCTCAAGTGATATCTCTATCGATCTCGGCACAGCAAACACCCTCATCTATGTGCGAGGCCAAGGGATTGTTTTAAACGAACCTTCCGTGGTGGCAATCCGCCAAGAACGCGGGCCAAATGCGCAGAAGCAGGTGGCGGCGGTTGGTATAGAAGCGAAACGCATGTTAGGGCGTACCCCTGAAAATATGACGGCCGTTCGTCCTTTGAAAGAAGGCGTCATTGCTGATTTTCATATGACTGAAGTGATGTTACAGCACTTTATTCACAAAATTCTGCCATCCCGTTTATTAAGACCTAGTCCAAGAGTGTTAGTTTGCGTTCCTTGCGGTTCTACCCAAGTTGAAAGACGCGCTATTCGCGAATCTGCGTTAGGAGCGGGTGCTCGAGAAGTTTATTTAATTGAAGAACCCATGGCAGCTGCTTTAGGTGCGGGATTGCCTGTGCATGAAGCAAGTGGTTCTATGGTGGTTGATATTGGTGGTGGCACAACCGAAGTGGCTATCATTTCTCTCAACGGTATTGTGTATTCAGCGTCAGTACGTATTGGTGGTGATCGTTTTGATGAAGCGATTATTAACTATGTTCGCCGTAATTATGGTTGTTTAATAGGTGAAACAACCGCTGAACGTATTAAACAAGAAATTGGTACCGCTTATCCTGCGAATGAAGTATTAGAAATTGAAGTGCGTGGTCGTAATGTTGCAGAAGGGGTGCCAAGAGGCTTCACCTTAAATAGCAACGAGATTTTAGAAGCGCTCCAAGAACCTTTATCTGCTGTTGTTAGTGCCGTTAGAGTTGCTTTAGAACAAGCCCCACCCGAACTTTCAGGGGATATTGCTGAACGTGGTTTGGTATTAACCGGTGGCGGTGCTTTGTTGAAGCATCTTGATCGTTTACTCATGGAAGAAATTGGCTTGCCTGTTGCCGTTGCTGAAGACCCATTAACCTGCGTTGCGCGTGGTGGTGGTAAAGCACTGGAAATGCAAGAAGATAAACGAGTCGGTTTGTTAACTACTGAATAA